DNA from bacterium:
AAAGGAAGCGCTCCCACTCGCCGCCGCCTTCGCCCCCAATAAGCTCCTGCAGCGCCTCGCCGATGCGGTCGCGCACCTCGCCAAGCATCCCGCCCGTGTCGGCTTTCGCAACCATCTCGATCCGCTGCGCGAGCACCACCAGCATAGACGTCGTCTCGGCAAGCTTGCGCGCCAGGCGCAGCGCAAGCGCCTCGTAAAAGTCGGCCGCGGCCTCGGGGCTTCCCGCGGCGGCGCGCTCGAACTGCGCGCGCGTCATCCGAAGCATTTCGCACTCGGTCTCGGCGACGACGCTGGCCGTGCGCTCGGTCTCCCCGGATAGGAACGACACTTCGCCGAATACGCCGTCGTTTTCGAACGTCGCGACGACGTCGGTGAATCCTTCGCGCTCCACTTCGACGCGCGCGACTCCCCGGACTAAGACAAAAATATCGCGGCCCTCCGAGCCTTGCTGGACGACAACCGCTCCCGCGGGAAATCGTTCGAGGCTCACATGCTCCGGGAACAGCTCGCGGCGCGCGACGTCGCGGAAAAGCTCCGCGCGCGTAAGTACGTCGAGAATCGAATCGTTAAGCGTGTCAGGCATCGGGGGATTATAGCCGGAAAAACCGCACTAATGCCCGCCGCCGCTGACGCAAGCCGAATGGCAGGCCGAATGGCAGGCGCTGTGGCATGCGGAATGGCACGCGGAATGACACGCGCTGTGGCACGCGTCGTGGCATGCGCTGTGGACGTAGCAAGCGCTGTGGCACGCGTCGCCGGCGGTGAACGCGGCGAAGCTTTTGTAGCTGTCTGGCACGGAGGGCTCGACCGCCGCGGCGACCTGTTTCATTTCCGGGTAGCGGTCATAGTAGGATTCGCGGTAAACGTAGCTGTTGTGGTAGTGGAACCGGCC
Protein-coding regions in this window:
- a CDS encoding cyclic nucleotide-binding domain-containing protein, coding for MPDTLNDSILDVLTRAELFRDVARRELFPEHVSLERFPAGAVVVQQGSEGRDIFVLVRGVARVEVEREGFTDVVATFENDGVFGEVSFLSGETERTASVVAETECEMLRMTRAQFERAAAGSPEAAADFYEALALRLARKLAETTSMLVVLAQRIEMVAKADTGGMLGEVRDRIGEALQELIGGEGGGEWERFLSLPPEVREQALLYGERFLKNPPQTG